From one Bradyrhizobium sp. Ash2021 genomic stretch:
- a CDS encoding PDR/VanB family oxidoreductase, producing MRFAEQWNWCTVEGTTDVTPMIRELKLRPDGGQVTPYPVGSHIGVAVLVDGQPQRRCYSLVGDRDPERYRIAVRLAPDSRGGSRGMWNLKPGARIEISSPASLLDIDWNRQNYCLIAGGIGITPIVGIASALRRRNIDARLHYAVKSRAEAAYLDELSAMLGDRLIVHASDEGVRIDLDATFRALPDDAIAIMCGPMRMLEAARRAWNNAGRPPADLRYETFGSSGLLPTAEFRVRLKNSDTELVVPQTSSMLDVLNEAGFEVMSDCQRGECGVCAVDVVAIDGEIDHRDVFFSDQQKRDNRKICPCVSRAVGVVTIDTLYRPEAI from the coding sequence ATGCGTTTTGCCGAGCAATGGAACTGGTGCACCGTCGAGGGGACAACCGACGTGACACCAATGATCCGCGAGCTCAAATTGCGTCCCGATGGCGGACAAGTCACCCCCTACCCGGTCGGCAGCCATATCGGCGTCGCCGTGCTGGTCGACGGACAACCGCAGCGGCGCTGCTATTCGCTGGTCGGCGACCGCGATCCGGAGCGGTATCGCATCGCGGTGCGGCTGGCACCGGACAGCCGCGGCGGCTCGCGCGGGATGTGGAATTTGAAACCGGGCGCGCGAATCGAGATTTCCAGCCCGGCCTCATTGCTCGACATCGACTGGAACAGGCAAAATTATTGCCTGATCGCGGGCGGCATCGGCATCACGCCGATCGTCGGCATCGCCAGCGCCTTGCGCCGCCGGAACATCGACGCCCGCCTGCACTACGCCGTGAAGTCGCGCGCGGAAGCCGCCTATCTCGACGAGTTGTCGGCGATGTTAGGCGACCGGCTGATCGTTCACGCCAGCGACGAAGGCGTGCGGATCGATCTCGACGCCACCTTCCGCGCCCTGCCGGATGACGCCATCGCGATCATGTGCGGGCCGATGCGGATGCTGGAGGCGGCGCGGCGCGCCTGGAACAACGCAGGCCGCCCGCCCGCCGATCTCCGCTACGAGACTTTTGGCTCCAGCGGACTATTGCCGACCGCGGAATTCCGCGTGCGGCTGAAGAATTCGGACACCGAGCTGGTGGTGCCGCAAACCAGCTCCATGCTCGACGTGCTGAACGAGGCCGGCTTCGAGGTGATGTCGGACTGCCAGCGCGGCGAATGCGGGGTTTGCGCCGTCGACGTTGTAGCGATCGACGGCGAGATCGATCATCGCGACGTCTTCTTCAGCGACCAGCAGAAGCGCGACAACCGCAAGATCTGCCCGTGCGTATCGCGCGCGGTGGGCGTCGTCACCATCGACACGCTGTACCGGCCCGAAGCAATCTGA